A segment of the Panicum hallii strain FIL2 chromosome 1, PHallii_v3.1, whole genome shotgun sequence genome:
CGGCCTCTCCCGTCTCGCGTTCCAGATCGGGCGGGGCCGCCCTGGGCTACGCCGCGAAACCGCCGCTAGGGAGCGGCCGCCTGCGGCCGTCGTTGTCCGACGCGTCGGATGCCGCGCTGGAGGCGGTCGAGGAGGACCCCAGGTGCTTGATCAGGAACCTCGACGATGGCAGCGAGTACGTGGTGAGAGAGGAGTTCTGCCTCCGCGAGGTCGGCACGGGGCGGCAGCTCACCGTGGAGGAGCTAGGCCGCTCACCTATCGTTCTGGAGCTTATGCGCCGCCAAGCTTTCAGTACTCCCAACTCCAACTGCAACTCGAATTCCCAAAGTGGCGCCTCAACGCCCATCGAGAGgtccagctccagctccagcaACGGCGGGGCGCGTTCCAGGCGGCGCAGCAGCTGGCTCCGCAGCATCCGCTGTGTAGCTGGCTCCATCGCCACCCACTCCCGTGACCGCCGCAGCAGCGACGAGAAGGACACGTCTTCAGAGAAAGGCGGGCACCACTCTGGCTCAGCGACGGATGGCAGCCAGGACTGCGTTCCACGCCATGGTCCTGCCCATGTCAAGGTGCGGCAGTACGGGAAGTCCTATAAGGAGCTCAGTGGCCTATTTACCACACAGGAGATACAGGCACACAATGGTTCCATCTGGAGCATCAAATTTAGTCCTGATGGCCGTTACCTTGCGAGCGCTGGCGAGGATTGCGTAATCCATGTTTGGGAGGTGTTAGAGTTTGAGAGGGtggggaaggagaaggaggtggaggagaaTGGGGTGTGCAATCCAGTTGCCATGGTGTGCAATGGGTCATCAGAGCTGATTGTGTCATCAGCTGCTCCAAGTGGGAGCCATTGGGAAAAGACGCTGCGGGCAAAGTTACTGCACAGTGGAGGGTCGGTGAGCTCAGACAGGTTGGTCTTGCCTGAGTATGTGTTTGCACTGTCCGAGAAGCCTGTTATAACCTTCGCAGGGCATTCAGATGATGTGCTTGATCTCAGTTGGTCTAAATCTCAGGTAATGTGCACACATTTCTAGTTTCTCTTCAATTCTAATATGCAAATATTATATTTTCAGTGTCATCGCCAAGTGCAGACTGTAATAGAATGTAGAATGACTGGCACCAGAAAGTAGGATATAATTATATATATTAGATCTGAACTTATTTTCTGTTGTTAAGAATGCAAATGTTATGCAACAATTGTCACATTAGAAACGTTATGATCACATACCAGCTAACCTTATTTACTTTTGTTGGGTTTGGGCATACCCTAACTTGGCATCCAGATCTGGCATAGTATAACTGGTGCACTGATTGAAAGGAAAACTTGATCAGTTGCTATTTAGGCATTTTGATTTTAGGATAAAAAAGTTGACTTTATTGCTCACAAGTGTGCCCCAGCTTTTACCATGTGCTATGTCTTAACTAAGGCACGCTTCCTACAAGCTTTCAGATTGCCACTTTACTGCGGTTTCAATTTCCTTCTCAGTGTGTCTATAAAGTTCAGCACAAAGCTTACTAACTTTTTGGCATTGGGCGAATCTATTATCTGGATGATATGTTGCCTTTTGTCAAAATGTAGACATTTGAATCTCAGCTAACCAGTTTCATGGTACTAAACTGCAAGTCAAGGGTGTCTCATTTCTTCGCTGTATTTTTTAGCTCTTAAGGTTCTGTTTTGTTAATCGATATTTGGTCTTTCTCTGCGTCAGATCAAAGGACGTATTAAGTTGTTTCAAGAAAGTTGTAATGTATAAACATAATGAGTTAATATTGGCGTTGCCTTGTGGGTTTGCTCTGGCACACCTCTTTTAGAAGAGTTTATGGATCTTGAAACAAATGAATTTGACAAAATCATGAAGTAGATATATATCTCTAAGATGAGATGAGATTTGTCTTCTTCTAAATAGATTAAAAATGACGTTGATGTACATGATGGTAATTATTGGGTTTAAAAGTGCAAATTAATTATTCCACCAGAGTTGTTATGTAGGAATTAGTGCCCGTAACTAGTCAAGGTAATATGTGCTCAGATACACTGACAGCAACACACACAACATCTTTTGCTAGGCACTTCTCTTGACACCTCTCAGTCTACTTGCTGCTATCGATAATTCAATTGAATTTAAATGATTCTAGGCACAATAATTTGTTATGAATTTATTGTAGTTTCAGCTATTTCAGCATTCATTAGCTCCATTTTTTTTATTCCTGCAGTATTTGCTTTCTTCATCAATGGATAAAACAGTGCGGTTGTGGCACATGTCAAGCACTTATTGTTTGAAAACTTTCTCACACACTGACTACGGTATGAACTTCACTTCAGAATCACCGCCCCTCTCTATCTCAGCACTGTATTAGAGTAGTCCTTCTGATATCATTTCTTTTGGTTAAGTGACTTGCATCCAGTTCAATCCTGTTGATGATAGATACTTCATTAGTGGTTCCCTGGATGAAAAAGTTCGTATCTGGAGTATTCCTAAACGCGAAATTGTCGACTGGGTTGATCTACATGAAATGGTTACTGCTGCCTGCTATACCCCAGATGGAAAGGTTTGAATTTGATCTACTTCCTAGTTTCTTAATTTTGGTCAACAGGCCCTACTAATTTATCGCATGCTCATCAAATGCTCTAATGCCTTGTCTTAGGGTGCACTGATTGGATCTCACAAGGGCAGTTGCCATCTTTATGATACATCTGGTACACTGGCTTGCTTCTAGTTCTGTTCTTAACTCTCATTCAAAGACCTTATTCTGTGTCTTGCGAGCCTAAACTTAtatttttccctttcttctgaATAGATGATATGCTTTGCTACAAAAAAAGAATCGACCTTCAAAACAAGAAAAGGAAATCCAGACAGAAGAAAATCACTGGATTTCAGGTGCTTATTTCGAATAAACATTTTGTTGTCATGTGAATCATACTGCACCAGAGCTGAGATAATGCTGCTTTGTTAAACTGAATAAAGTTCCTCAAATAGTTTGTCCCAGGGAGTTCTTCAAAGGTCATAATTACATCTGCAGATTCAAAAATCCGAGTTCTTGATGGTTTTGAGCTAGTCCACAGGTTTAAAGGTAAATAATTTCTTATCAACTATTTCTTCATATACGTAAAAACTTTATGCTAGTTCATATCATGTTGCAATCATTATTGACAACAGAAGATCAATTGTATCTGCCTTGTTCTTCTTTTCAAGAGCAGTGCTGGAACATGTCAGGTTCCACTTTTCTGCTATGATTGGCTCTATTGTTCACTTAACATGTTAAAATAGCTCGTCCCTATTGATAGATCATAACGGCTACATAGTTTGTTTTCTGTGCATGTCACTCTCTGTCTGTTTGTTATTAAGAAAAATAATCCTTGCTCAATTTTCGTCTTCTGTTCTGCTGGTTGGTCTCAGCTACATAGTTCTTATGTCTTGCCATATTCCAGGATTCCGAAACACCAGCAGCCAAATCTCAGCCTGTTTAGCTGGAAATGGGCGGTATATTATCTCTGCAAGTGAGGATTCCCATGTATATATGTGGAGAAACAATGACGATTTCGAGCCAAGTAGAAAGAAGGGCACTGTTTCTGTCACAAATACCCATGAACACTTCCACTGCAAGAGTGTGACAGTTGCTGTTACCTGGCCTTTTACCAGCACCACAATGGCTTCCAACAAACAAGAAGAGCTGGATTATGGGTCGGAGAATGACCATATACTGCAAACCAAACCTGCAAAAGCACAGGAGATGCCAGATGTTAAGTACCAGAGTACCAACATCGCAAGTAACAATTCAAATCATAATGGTGACAGAACATCTGTGACTTGGCCTGAAGAACTCATCACACCAGCAAAGCAGAGTCACAGGCCTACTACCTGCCTTGCTGACGAGGGAGATCAAGCTCCAAATCGGTCAGCTTGGGGCCTAGTAATTGTCACAGCAGGTCGTGGAGGTCAAATCAGAACATTTCAAAACTTTGGTTTTCCTGTTAGAGTATAGCATGAATCCGAATACGTAAGATAGTCACTGCCATTCAGTACTGTAGTTTGTGTATAGATAGGAGATAGTGCTCGAGTTTCACACCATTCAGGGATTGGATTTGATTGTTCCTTGCTGCGCCTGCTAGATATCACAGAATCTTCAGCTAACATACACTGTCAGTACTCCTGAATTTTGTATGCCAAAGTCATTTACCCCTAAACTGTACATGAAAGGGAAAGCCCTACAGAGAGCAACAGCATCAGCTGAGTGAGAGATCTTTCAACCGTCAGCTTCAACCTTGTTCCACTCTCCATCTTTGGCTTTTCATCAAAACCAATGATAAAAAAGAAATAGTGTTATATGTTGTAGTGATTTCATGGTGCGGTGAATATTTTTTGACCTGGAGCTTTTTAAACAGCGCTGGCAAATGCAGTTTTACTGCATCTAATAAGTTAACAGTGAGCCTTAGCTTGCTTCACCTTGTTTCGCTGCTTGTGAACATAATCACAATTACAATTTAAATAAAGATAGGCTGATATGTAAGTCTAGGTTGATATGTATTATAGATGTTGATATATTATTTCTGTAGATGATTGATCTAAAATAGAAAAGTTTGCCGTAGAATAAAATCAAAATATCTTACATTAAAACGTATCCAGATTGCCAGTTTCAACTTTCAAGTTTTAATTTCCTCAATCCTTTGTACAAGGAGAAGAATATTACCTTTTTACCTAATATATCAGGAAACCCTCATTAATGGCTCCGAAATTTATTTGTCTCATAATCCTATAACaaaaaaatttgaaagtaatgTACAGCGAGAAAAGGACGCCGATCTCTCTCGTTTGCTTGTTACTGATTTTGGACGGCCAGGTGGCCAACCACCCTCCCAACCATAAAAAAGAGAGTAAAAGAGGTCAACTACCTTCCTGGCCACTACCAGTGACACACCGCACACGTGACGTGCCACCTCGCCAGAACCAGACGCTTTCGACGAGCTGAGAAAAAGAGACAcgcaaaaaagaaaaatcaaATTAAAATGCAAGGAATAAAACGTAATAATATAATAACTGCTTGGCGATAATACCAGTCCTCTCCACTGCCCTCCCCCGCCACCTGCCAAAATAAATCCATCTGCTCTCCAACTCTGTATTGCTTTCTGATCAAACGCAAGCCTCTCtcccacctctctctctctctctctctctctctctctctctccccccacacacacacacacacaacgcGACCGCCATTGACGCGGTAGCGCACGAACTCCCTCCCGGATCTGAACAAGCCACCCTGCGAATCCTCACCGGACGCACCAAATCTGGTCAGAAACGGTGAAGAATTCGAACACGGTCTTAAGCATCGTGCACTAAGGCCACACACGTCTATCTGCTTTCCCCTACCTGTTTTTGTGGTTTTTCTCTCGTTTCGGACGATTCATAAGAACAGATCCGCAAGGGGGCTTGCAGATCCTGGAGATCTACCTGTGTGAGGCAGGCCCCTTGTTTTGGATGCCCAGAACGAACCCTTGACCTGAAGATCTGCTTGATCCGTTTGGGATCTGCTTGTTGTTTTTTTTGTTGGATCTAGAGAGAATATGTTCAAGTCGATGGTTTATTACGGGAACACCTCAATCGGAGAGGTTGAGGTGTGGCCAAAGGGCGAGGCGAGCGCCGGCTTGGCCGTGGCGGCGTGGGCACGAGAAATCCGCGTTGACCGCCTTTCCCCGCCCAGCGAGCGgtgcccgccgctcgccgtcatGCACACGGTGGCCGTCGACGCCCGATGCCTCGTCATGGAGTCCaggccgcccgccgcctccgacGTGGCGCCACTGCCGCTTGTTGCCATGCACGCCGCGTGCCTCAGGGACAACAAGGTATATGCAGATTATTCCTGACATAAATAGAGATTCACACCCAGAGTCTAAAACGAGGAACAACCTGGACACATAAAAGAATCTCCTCTAATTTTACATGGACAGTTTGATGGATGGGATATTTTTTATTCGTACATGACAAGTTTACAGGACCATTATTAATCCTTATTAGATATTTATTAGTGCTGGAATAATTTTATTAATTTTACTTGAACGATCACTCTGGACAAGGATTTTTGATAGGATGTGGACGGATGAGTAAGTATGCACTGGAATTTTGACAGTGATAACACCAACTTGAACTTGCATGATCATCACAAAGTCTTATGTTATATGGACATGGACTCATTTTTCAAGCTATAGAGTTTTAACACTACTTTACTGAGGCTAGTTGAAAGGACATCTGAAACAGAGGTTTAATTTTCAGAAGTGGCCAATCAGCCACTGGATGTCCTAATGACATGTACTGGTTCTTTGGAACTGAGGCACACTAGTCTGATGACATGTGAAAATTTGGTATTTATATGATACTCGTGGACTTTGCATCATTGTCTTTAGCATGAGTTGACAATTATTAACATCATATCATCACTTTAATTGAATCTAAATTTTGAATCCTGAACTCCGACAAGTTGAGGGTACATATGAAACATAATCTGGAGCATCTCGGTCTATAACAAAGTTATTGTTACTCTCAAgtgtttctttttatggtttgCCTAAACTTAAGAACCTGTGCTAATGTTTTTCTCTACCATAATTCATTGGTAAATATGGTTTTTGGCAATACCGTAAGTTGAGTTTTTTGGTGCTTCGTATGGACATGTCCATATCCCGTTAAACTCTGCTGCTTTAGAATTCAGGATAAGCATAAGAATAACATGACAATTGATTCTGGTTTTGCAGTGCTGAACCTAGGTTTTATTCCTTTCTGCTGTTTTTTGGCACCCTTATATTTCTTAAATATCTGTGAGAATTTAAGAGCTGCCTTATATATTATTAGTTACCTCTTAGAGACGTAATGCTTTTGTTTAAACATCCACCTTCAGCTGCCACTTAATTCTTTGGTTTCTACTAGTTTATTTTGGAAACTGTATTTATAATTTTATACTGTATACATTACATTGAACCTTTTAATTTCTTGCCCTTGCAGACCGCAGTTGTTCCTCTAGGAGATGAAGAATTGCATTTAGTTGCGATGACGTCCAGAAGAAACTTGACAAATCATGCATGTTTCTGGGGCTATAGATTGCCATTTGGCTTGTACAATTCTTGCTTGACCATGTTAAATCTTCGATGCCTGGGTATTGTGTTTGACCTTGATGAGACGTTGATTGTTGCCAATACATCACGGTCTTTTGAGGACAGAATTGATGCTCTTCAAAGAAAGCTGAGTAATGAGACCGATCCACAGCGTAGGAATGGTATGCTATCAGAGGTCAAGAGGTACCAAGATGATAAGTCCATCCTAAAGCAATATATAGAAGGTGATCAGGTCTACGATGATGGAAAAGTGTATAAAGCGCAACCTGAGGTTGTTCCACCATTGTCTGATAACCAGCAACCAGTGACACGTCCAGTTATAAGATTACAAGATAAAAACATTATCTTGACAAGGATAAATCCTCTGGTATGTGTTAAATTGCTTGAACTTTATTTGGGGCTGTCCATGGCAGCATATCTATCAAGTATCAACACATAGATTTATTATAACTGCATTGTGTGGTGTGCTTTCTGTTTGGATTTTCATTGCACATCAGTACCCTAAGCGAATGTCATATTTGTACTACCTGGTACATGATAAACTTGCTTCTTTGCGGTATCAAAATCTGTCTCGTAATTTTTTATAAGGCAAAAGATCCTAAAGGTCTTTATAAAAGCAAAAGCTCTTAGATTCATGGAATTTGTCGTACTTTCATACCTATTAGTTATAGCAATTATCAGTCAAACTATTTCATTTTGTGTTAGGCCTGTGGATGAATGTATGAGGAGATATGTATTCTTTCTTAGTAATAGCAATTGTTTAGTATCTTACTGATTTGGTCATTCAAGCTTATTGTTTGCACTCACTGTTTTGGTTGCACAAAAATTACCAAACGGCCAGACTGATCTGTACTGCTTTCTGTAGATAAGGGATACGAGCGTTCTGGTCCGTCTAAGGCCAGCCTGGGAGGATCTTTGCAGTTACTTAATTGCAAGAGGGCGCAAGCGTTTTGAGGTCTATGTGTGTACAATGGCAGAGAGAGATTATGCTTTAGAAATGTGGAGATTGCTTGATCCAGATTCAAGATTGATTAATTCTGTTCAACTTCATGATCGAATGGTGTGTGTAAAATCTGGTACGTTATTTCTCTCGTTTCTTGTAGAATAGTAGATGGCAATACTTGATTGATTCTATAGACCGTAGCCCAGGTGCCCTAACCATTGGACACCAGATCTTATGACCTATCCATGTGTTACATCAACCAACATTTCTGAACAAGTACAAAAGGAGCATAGTGTAATTTGACCTAAGTGTTGTCATAATGAGAAGCTGACAAACTGTCAACATTGCAGCTCAAGTTCTAAATTTGCTTTATGCACATTTTCTTGTTTTTTTCCTAGTTCCATCATACGGATGTTAATGTCAAAGTTACCATCTACAGGTTTGAAAAAGTCCTTGCTAAATGTTTTCCATGATGGTTCTTGCCATCCTGGGATGGCATTAGTAATTGATGATCGCCTAAAAGTTTGGGATGAGAAAGATCAATCTAGAGTTCATGTGGTTCCGGCATTCACTCCATATTATGCTCCTCAAGCAGAGGTGAAGTTCATAGACTGTAGCCCTGTACCACTATGAATATATCATATGGTCACTAACAAAGTTTTCACCTTGTAGGCAAATTGTTCTATCCCAGTTCTGTGTGTCGCTAGAAATGTTGCATGCAATGTTAGGGGTAGTTTCTTCAAGTAAGATTGTTTTTTCTCTAATGTTTCTCTAGACTTTTGTGTGTATTTGCTCTTTGTAACATACCACAGTGAGTCCAGCTGATTTTTTACATAGAATTGCATGGCTTAATTGACAGAGACTTCGATGAAGGCCTCTTGCCAAGGATTAGTAATATTTCCTATGAGGATGAGATAAATGATATCTCATCTGCTCTGGATGTTGGCAACTATTTGATAACAGAGGTAAGTTTGGAATGTTCCTTGCTTCTGTGTTCGCTTCTCAGTAAATAACAGTTCTTTTCATCTTCGTAGGATGAGAATGTTGCGGCAGTGAACGGAAATAGAGATGCATTGCCTTTTGATGGTATGGCAGATGCTGAGGTTGACCGGAGAATGAAGGTTTATGCTTTTCATGACTCAAATTTTGGTTTTCTTTTCCTGAAGTCACCgaattttgcaaaaaaaaaacatccAATAATAATCCGTGGCAGCTATTAGCACAATTTCTGAATAAAATTTGTTATATATATTACTAAATCATTTGAcagaaattttagtttgcagAACATCTTATATCGTAGCAGCACAAATCACATATGTCCATAACAAACAGTTTTCAAGAAAACTTTTCACTTTCAGTTCAATAAAGATTCTAACATTGCCTAAAAACACAAAACAGTTCAGACTAAGATGTATTTGTTCCATAACTAAGCAGTATAGATATTTATTTGTTAAAATTATGATTTTGATGTCTGTTTTGAGTAATTTGTTTATTTGAAGAAATTTTCTAGTGAGATGCTGACATTTTTGGAGTCATTTTATATTATTCAAAATTAACTCCCGATACGTCATTATGTTCCCTTATTTTTTTAGTTCTTTATGCCCCCGTTTATTCTCTTATACCCATCTTTTAAATTCTTAACTACTTCCAGGAAGCATCAGGCAGTGCTCAAGCATTTCATCCAACAGTGGCGAGCTTTGTCATGCCAGTGGCCCCTGCCCAGAATTTAGTTTCATCTTCAGTCGCACCAGTAGCCCCACCCCTTGGGATGACCCCACCTCCATTCAACCAACCAGTTGTTCAACCAGGTTTTTCAGATCCACTGCAAGGTTCTCCAGCTAGAGAAGAGGGCGAAGTTCCTGAGTCTGAGTTGGATCCGGACACAAGGAGAAGGCTTCTCATATTACAGCATGGTCAAGACACAAGAGATCCTACGCCTCCACTCCCAGCAATACCACCAGTGCAAGTCCCAGTTCCACC
Coding sequences within it:
- the LOC112891403 gene encoding WD repeat-containing protein 44-like, which codes for MSVEEEVEEQEGEEEELFYESLDRILSSSGSSTSASDDDGADRPRRRRGCDASAAALDLWTSQPAPVQERRCRLLQLLGLAGDPSLARFGAGRSASDAAAGSLPASPVSRSRSGGAALGYAAKPPLGSGRLRPSLSDASDAALEAVEEDPRCLIRNLDDGSEYVVREEFCLREVGTGRQLTVEELGRSPIVLELMRRQAFSTPNSNCNSNSQSGASTPIERSSSSSSNGGARSRRRSSWLRSIRCVAGSIATHSRDRRSSDEKDTSSEKGGHHSGSATDGSQDCVPRHGPAHVKVRQYGKSYKELSGLFTTQEIQAHNGSIWSIKFSPDGRYLASAGEDCVIHVWEVLEFERVGKEKEVEENGVCNPVAMVCNGSSELIVSSAAPSGSHWEKTLRAKLLHSGGSVSSDRLVLPEYVFALSEKPVITFAGHSDDVLDLSWSKSQYLLSSSMDKTVRLWHMSSTYCLKTFSHTDYVTCIQFNPVDDRYFISGSLDEKVRIWSIPKREIVDWVDLHEMVTAACYTPDGKGALIGSHKGSCHLYDTSDDMLCYKKRIDLQNKKRKSRQKKITGFQFVPGSSSKVIITSADSKIRVLDGFELVHRFKGFRNTSSQISACLAGNGRYIISASEDSHVYMWRNNDDFEPSRKKGTVSVTNTHEHFHCKSVTVAVTWPFTSTTMASNKQEELDYGSENDHILQTKPAKAQEMPDVKYQSTNIASNNSNHNGDRTSVTWPEELITPAKQSHRPTTCLADEGDQAPNRSAWGLVIVTAGRGGQIRTFQNFGFPVRV
- the LOC112891387 gene encoding RNA polymerase II C-terminal domain phosphatase-like 1 isoform X2, whose protein sequence is MFKSMVYYGNTSIGEVEVWPKGEASAGLAVAAWAREIRVDRLSPPSERCPPLAVMHTVAVDARCLVMESRPPAASDVAPLPLVAMHAACLRDNKTAVVPLGDEELHLVAMTSRRNLTNHACFWGYRLPFGLYNSCLTMLNLRCLGIVFDLDETLIVANTSRSFEDRIDALQRKLSNETDPQRRNGMLSEVKRYQDDKSILKQYIEGDQVYDDGKVYKAQPEVVPPLSDNQQPVTRPVIRLQDKNIILTRINPLIRDTSVLVRLRPAWEDLCSYLIARGRKRFEVYVCTMAERDYALEMWRLLDPDSRLINSVQLHDRMVCVKSGLKKSLLNVFHDGSCHPGMALVIDDRLKVWDEKDQSRVHVVPAFTPYYAPQAEANCSIPVLCVARNVACNVRGSFFKDFDEGLLPRISNISYEDEINDISSALDVGNYLITEDENVAAVNGNRDALPFDGMADAEVDRRMKEASGSAQAFHPTVASFVMPVAPAQNLVSSSVAPVAPPLGMTPPPFNQPVVQPGFSDPLQGSPAREEGEVPESELDPDTRRRLLILQHGQDTRDPTPPLPAIPPVQVPVPPVQVPVPPVQPHGNWFPTEDGINPSNLNRGSAGFTVQSDSMLYEKKQAPHPSFFHGGDSPMSSDRFSYQNQRFSTQLSHIEDHHMLQNHGPPKYIAFSGEELSTRHVPSRQRNNQMESGRHFAQYAGTSAGILEGIALKCGSKVEYRSTLCDTAELQFSIEVWIVGEKIGEGIGRTRREAQRQAAEMSLRNLANKYLSSDPNKMTALKENGFGSNHNFFGYSGNTRDDMLPVPSTSEESRFMKMEDNNSQKTGGSVAALKELVEVGGQILGKGVALTWEEAKLQAADEAIVTLRSMLGQLGHKRSGSPRSLAPNFNKRFKPDFPRVQRVPYGTYSRIEGHVP
- the LOC112891387 gene encoding RNA polymerase II C-terminal domain phosphatase-like 1 isoform X1 — translated: MFKSMVYYGNTSIGEVEVWPKGEASAGLAVAAWAREIRVDRLSPPSERCPPLAVMHTVAVDARCLVMESRPPAASDVAPLPLVAMHAACLRDNKTAVVPLGDEELHLVAMTSRRNLTNHACFWGYRLPFGLYNSCLTMLNLRCLGIVFDLDETLIVANTSRSFEDRIDALQRKLSNETDPQRRNGMLSEVKRYQDDKSILKQYIEGDQVYDDGKVYKAQPEVVPPLSDNQQPVTRPVIRLQDKNIILTRINPLIRDTSVLVRLRPAWEDLCSYLIARGRKRFEVYVCTMAERDYALEMWRLLDPDSRLINSVQLHDRMVCVKSGLKKSLLNVFHDGSCHPGMALVIDDRLKVWDEKDQSRVHVVPAFTPYYAPQAEANCSIPVLCVARNVACNVRGSFFKDFDEGLLPRISNISYEDEINDISSALDVGNYLITEDENVAAVNGNRDALPFDGMADAEVDRRMKEASGSAQAFHPTVASFVMPVAPAQNLVSSSVAPVAPPLGMTPPPFNQPVVQPGFSDPLQGSPAREEGEVPESELDPDTRRRLLILQHGQDTRDPTPPLPAIPPVQVPVPPVQVPVPPVQPHGNWFPTEDGINPSNLNRGSAGFTVQSDSMLYEKKQAPHPSFFHGGDSPMSSDRFSYQNQRFSTQLSHIEDHHMLQNHGPPKYIAFSGEELSTRHVPSRQRNNQMESGRHFAQYAGTSAGILEGIALKCGSKVEYRSTLCDTAELQFSIEVWIVGEKIGEGIGRTRREAQRQAAEMSLRNLANKYLSSDPNKMTALKENGFGSNHNFFGYSGNTRDDMLPVPSTSEESRFMKMEDNNSQKTGGSVAALKELCTIEGYNLNFQARPSPPDGSLGKESYAQVEVGGQILGKGVALTWEEAKLQAADEAIVTLRSMLGQLGHKRSGSPRSLAPNFNKRFKPDFPRVQRVPYGTYSRIEGHVP